DNA from Bacteroidales bacterium:
TCTATATTGAGGATTTGTATTTGGAACTGTATCACATTTTATTAAAGCTTGCCAGCCTATATCATTATTTACAGCATTGGAAACAAATTTAAAAGTCAAACACGAACCTGTTTGAGAAGAAATAATCTCAGGCAATCTATCTCCTGTATATACTCCAATTGGCGGTGCAGAGACGGAAGAACCATCATAAACATAAAGAGTATCACTTGGATGAATTTTAAAATTATTTCGTTTGAAGGTAAAGTAAATAAATTCTCCATTATCTGAACAAAACGTCATTTCTTTATTATCATTATGCATGTAATTTGCATCAGGTCCGCCACTATCATAAAAAACTCCTTCGCAGGTATTATTAGTAGTGCCATCAATCAAATTATAAACTGGTAAAACAGGTGTAGTGCAAGAAATTGCTGCTGCCCAACCTGAAGATACAACTGAATTATCTGATTTGAACTTAAAAGTCAATGAATTTCCTGTAGATTGCACTATACCAGGCGATGTTGATCCTGAATAAACTCCGATTAATGGATAATTAACTGTTGGTCCATCATAAATATACAATTTATCAGCTGACTCAGTAGAAAAAGATTGAAAATCGAATTTCAACCTTTTATTGTCATGAGAAACAAAAGTCATGGTATTTTCTTCGTCGTTTTTATAATTACCACTAGATCCGCCACTATCATAAAACGTTCCTCCACATGTATATCTAATTCCTGACATCATTTTAAAATCGCCATTTATCAATGGAGTAGAAGAACATCCCAATAAGGCTCTCCAACCAGAACTAACATTTGTTAAATCAGATTTGAATCTAAATGTTATACAAGAGCCTGTTTGAGAAGAAATATCTTCTGGCAACGAATTACCACAGTAAGCTCCAATTATTGGGTATGATGCATCAGGTCCATCATAAGCAAAAAGAGTATCACCTGAAGCTAAACTAAATCCATATTTCATAAAACTCACTGTAACAAAATCTGAACCTCCAGAGCAGAAAGTCATAGTTTTATCTTCATTATTGGAGTAATTTCCATTAGGACCACCACTATCAGTAAAAACGCCAGAGCACGTAGTAACAGTTCCGGAACTCATTTTATACTCTGTTAAAGCAGGAGTAGTGCACGAAATTAATGCCGACCATCCTGAATAAGTAGTTGAATAATCTGATTCAAATACAAAAGTTAAAGATGTTCCTACGGAAACAACTACTCCAGGGCTATTTGTTCCAGAATACGCTCCTATAAGCGGATATGTATTGTCTGGACCATCATAAATTCTCAATACATCACGGCTTGACTCTGTTCGAAACGACTGAAAATTAAAACTCAAGCGATTTCCATTGTCCGAAGTAAAAACCATAGTTTTATTTTCACTATTGGAATAATCGGATCCACTTCCGCCCGAATCATAAAACGTACCCGAACAAGTTGAAATAGTTGCATCACTCATATTATACGACTGTGCAAAAATATGCATGCTCGATAATAACATAAAAAGCATTAAAGTAAATTTTCTCATAACAAATGTTTTTTAATTAATTAATAGACAAATTTTACAAAATTATTAATAAAATTTGATTATTTACCACATTACAAATGTAATAATTTATTTTTAACATTGCTGTCCGATAAAATTTTTTTAGGTAGATAAAAATTTTAAGACTAATTTCTTTTCAAAAATCAGCATTAAATTTACCTCTGCCACCAACCAACATTCAACAAATGGAGCACTATTACTATGCATATCTTAATTACAACAAATTCAAACAATCTACATTGTTTATTTATAAAAATACATCTTGATTAAATTAACCACCTAAAAATACTAATTAACTGCCTTATTGTTAATAGTATACACTTGTATTAAATTCTGAATAATTCAGAAATCAGTACAAGTTTTATTTTAAAAAAAGAAGTAAATTATTGATATTTGTATTAATTATATTAACTAAGGTAAAGTTTTTTTAAATTTAAAAATAATGAATAAAATTTTACAAGCAAAAAGAGTTATTTATTTCTTCATTCTATTTTGCTTATACTTCCCAGCTGAGAGTAATAATCTTGTCATTAGTAGCGTGTCTCGTACTGGAACAGATAGAGATGTGATAACAGCAACTATTTCATGGGATAATTCATGGAATGTAATAGGTATTCCACAAAACCATGATGCTGTATGGCTTTTTATTAAGTTTAGAGAGTGTGAAGCTGGTGGAGAATGGAGTCATGCACTTTTAAGCACTAATATGTCTGACCATACATTCAGTGCTGGCATAACCCCAGCACAACCTATTACAAATGCGGATAGGTTTGGAGTTGCAGGAAATCATAATACCGGTGTAATGATTCGTAGAAGTGATTATGGTATTGGAAACATATCATCACAGACTGTTTCACTGAGAGTAGTAGGAAGCACAAATGGTTCGTTGCTAAACAGTACAGTTGAATATGATATAAAAGTTTTAGGCATTGAAATGGTTTACATTCCTGAGGGTTCTTTTTATGTTGGTGATGGATCTTCTACTTATTTTTTACATTCTCCAGGAACAAATCCCAAAATGCCTTACAAAGTAACTTCAGAAGCAAGCGTAACCATTGGTCATTACAGTAATTATACTGTAACACTAAATGCTTCTTTCCCAAAAGGTTATGCCGCTTTTTATTATATGAAATATGAAATTACTCAAGGGCAATATTGCGATTTTTTAAACACAATTCCTATAAATGCTGCATTAAGTCGAGCTTATATTTATAGTAGCTATATGTATCATATAACTTTAGATGGAGGAGTTTATAGCGGCAGATACCCTGACAGAGCTATGAATTATATGAGCTATAGAGATTTGTTATCTTATTTAGATTGGGCAGCATTAAGACCTCCTACAGAAATGGAATATGAAAAAGCATGTCGTGGTCCACTAGATTATGTGGCAGGAGAATTTGCATGGGGAACAAATACTTATATTGAAGCTATTAATATCTCTGGAACTGTTAGTGGAACTGAAATTTGCACAGATAGTGCAGCAAATTTACATTTTTATGGCGATGATCGTTATTGCCATGGCG
Protein-coding regions in this window:
- a CDS encoding SUMF1/EgtB/PvdO family nonheme iron enzyme, with the translated sequence MNKILQAKRVIYFFILFCLYFPAESNNLVISSVSRTGTDRDVITATISWDNSWNVIGIPQNHDAVWLFIKFRECEAGGEWSHALLSTNMSDHTFSAGITPAQPITNADRFGVAGNHNTGVMIRRSDYGIGNISSQTVSLRVVGSTNGSLLNSTVEYDIKVLGIEMVYIPEGSFYVGDGSSTYFLHSPGTNPKMPYKVTSEASVTIGHYSNYTVTLNASFPKGYAAFYYMKYEITQGQYCDFLNTIPINAALSRAYIYSSYMYHITLDGGVYSGRYPDRAMNYMSYRDLLSYLDWAALRPPTEMEYEKACRGPLDYVAGEFAWGTNTYIEAINISGTVSGTEICTDSAANLHFYGDDRYCHGGSFGTRREGPLEVGIFARDTTTGRVETGAAYYGMMEMSGNVNEMCVQININTTNPSTPSNYTGIWGDGILTTDGSYNTVGWNDTEYFIYKGGSFSNDIYRQRVSDRYSINNTNQNDRYNNSGGRGCR